A stretch of the Amycolatopsis sp. BJA-103 genome encodes the following:
- a CDS encoding alpha/beta hydrolase, with product MSTLDHKYVEGSPDEPVLLLLHGTGGGPDDLVPLARQLSPASALLAPAGPVSEHGAARWFRRLAEGVFDHEDVAFRANQLADFVVASRERYGLGDRRLVAIGFSNGANIAAAVTLLRPDAVGEAALFAAMSPLPSPPRHDLSGTRVFLSNGEQDPMAPLASAEALVRDLRERSADVVAHRHPGGHQVTGNGLVAAAGWLNP from the coding sequence ATGAGCACCTTGGACCACAAGTACGTCGAAGGGTCGCCGGACGAGCCGGTGCTGCTGCTCCTGCACGGCACCGGCGGCGGACCGGACGATCTCGTGCCGCTCGCCCGTCAGCTCAGCCCTGCCTCGGCGCTGCTCGCGCCGGCCGGGCCGGTGTCGGAACACGGTGCGGCACGGTGGTTCCGGCGGCTGGCGGAAGGCGTTTTCGATCACGAGGACGTCGCCTTCCGCGCGAACCAGCTGGCCGACTTCGTGGTCGCCTCGCGCGAGCGGTACGGCCTCGGTGACCGGCGCTTGGTCGCCATCGGGTTCTCCAACGGCGCCAACATCGCCGCCGCGGTGACCCTGCTGCGCCCGGACGCCGTCGGAGAGGCCGCGCTGTTCGCGGCGATGTCTCCGCTCCCGTCGCCGCCGCGGCACGATCTGTCCGGTACGCGGGTCTTCCTGTCGAACGGCGAGCAGGATCCGATGGCGCCGCTGGCGTCGGCGGAGGCGCTCGTCCGCGACCTGCGCGAGCGCTCCGCGGACGTCGTCGCCCACCGCCATCCGGGCGGTCACCAGGTGACGGGCAACGGTTTGGTCGCGGCCGCGGGGTGGCTCAACCCGTAG
- a CDS encoding LapA family protein, protein MTQPQEGAAEVPVEPVSPPEAAGGARHSGKFDAGPKLKRTRVSGTWIAVIVALILLVFLLVFILQNQDTATVHFLGMSGSMPLAVAMLFSVIAGGAVVALVGGARILQLRKQAKKSRHQLR, encoded by the coding sequence ATGACTCAGCCGCAGGAGGGTGCCGCCGAGGTTCCGGTCGAGCCCGTCTCACCGCCCGAAGCCGCTGGCGGCGCGCGCCACAGCGGCAAGTTCGACGCCGGCCCGAAACTCAAGCGCACGCGGGTGAGCGGCACCTGGATCGCCGTCATCGTGGCGCTGATCCTGCTGGTGTTCCTGCTCGTGTTCATCCTGCAGAACCAGGACACCGCCACCGTCCACTTCCTCGGCATGTCCGGCAGCATGCCGCTGGCCGTCGCGATGCTGTTCTCCGTGATCGCCGGTGGCGCCGTGGTCGCGCTCGTCGGCGGTGCCCGGATCCTGCAGTTGCGCAAGCAGGCCAAGAAGTCCCGGCATCAGCTCCGCTGA
- a CDS encoding dipeptidase encodes MTNGDLVRAQALLETALLADGHNDLPWELRVTTGPDPVQAVAGTDLTVRQPHLHTDFPKLAEGRLGMQFWSVYVPCQFEGHSAVTAVLEQIEIVHQMIERYPDRLAFADTADQAEAAFRDGKIASLLGAEGGHSIAESLGVLRILRRLGVRYMTLTHNYNTTWADSATDEPAHGGLTEFGRDVVRAMNEIGMLVDLSHVAPSTMRAALEVSSAPVIFSHSSCVAINDHARNIPDDVLETLAAKDGVAMVTFVPGFISPKVSEWDDQLRQDMDAAGKDYRNIDQRSKFTAERGGPEKPKAGIDDVVAHIEHAREVAGVDHIGLGGDYDGVATLPEGLEDVSKYPVLFAALMERGWSDEDCAKLAGKNTLRVLRAADEVTRSDA; translated from the coding sequence ATGACTAACGGTGACCTCGTCCGGGCCCAGGCCCTGCTCGAAACGGCGCTCCTCGCGGACGGGCACAACGACCTGCCATGGGAGCTGCGGGTCACGACCGGGCCGGATCCGGTCCAGGCCGTGGCGGGCACGGATCTCACGGTCCGCCAGCCGCATCTGCACACCGATTTCCCGAAGCTCGCCGAAGGCAGGCTCGGGATGCAGTTCTGGTCCGTTTACGTGCCCTGCCAGTTCGAAGGGCACAGTGCCGTCACCGCGGTTCTCGAACAGATCGAGATCGTGCACCAGATGATCGAGCGGTACCCGGACAGGCTGGCCTTCGCCGACACCGCCGATCAGGCCGAGGCCGCCTTCCGCGACGGCAAGATCGCGTCGCTGCTCGGCGCCGAAGGCGGCCACAGCATCGCCGAATCCCTTGGCGTGCTGAGGATCCTGCGCCGTCTCGGCGTCCGTTACATGACGTTGACGCACAACTACAACACCACCTGGGCCGACTCCGCCACCGACGAACCCGCGCACGGCGGGCTCACCGAGTTCGGCCGTGACGTCGTCCGCGCGATGAACGAGATCGGCATGCTGGTCGACCTCTCGCACGTCGCGCCGAGCACGATGCGCGCCGCGCTGGAGGTCAGTTCCGCGCCGGTGATCTTCAGCCACTCCTCGTGCGTCGCGATCAACGACCACGCCCGCAACATCCCCGACGACGTCCTGGAGACCCTGGCGGCGAAGGACGGCGTCGCGATGGTGACGTTCGTGCCGGGCTTCATCTCGCCGAAGGTCTCCGAATGGGACGACCAGCTGCGCCAGGACATGGACGCCGCGGGCAAGGACTACCGGAACATCGACCAGCGCTCGAAGTTCACCGCGGAGCGCGGCGGCCCCGAGAAGCCGAAGGCGGGCATCGACGACGTCGTCGCGCACATCGAGCACGCGCGTGAAGTGGCCGGTGTCGACCACATCGGCCTCGGCGGCGACTACGACGGAGTCGCGACACTGCCCGAGGGCCTCGAAGACGTTTCGAAGTACCCGGTGCTGTTCGCCGCGCTGATGGAACGCGGCTGGAGCGACGAGGATTGCGCGAAGCTGGCCGGGAAGAACACCTTGCGCGTCCTGCGCGCGGCGGACGAGGTCACCCGTTCGGACGCTTGA
- a CDS encoding Abi-alpha family protein encodes MSNDRPAGDDLAAFAKRAGQLAGWAARTGMEFTRKLPGVDLAEQVIKQGERQLLSELRRRLDEVDDPYHAALTAASAMNRPDANGSRPVEATITLVHTRAQLEPLRAAMAELLNHSIGFGRERAREYLYAIILRQLTPDEARILSALSDGSPFPAVDVAERTNLGGAGRVVLRNASTVGKAAGVSLPDQVPGYLTRLIGLGLVELDEEVPSLETQYEILLTDETVREAEKSVKRAKFVKRTVHISRLGAQFWQACDPSAG; translated from the coding sequence GTGAGCAACGATCGACCCGCCGGTGACGACCTGGCCGCTTTCGCCAAACGCGCGGGGCAGCTGGCGGGCTGGGCCGCCCGCACGGGCATGGAATTCACCCGCAAACTCCCCGGCGTCGACCTCGCGGAACAGGTCATCAAGCAGGGTGAGCGGCAGCTGCTTTCGGAGCTGCGCCGCCGTCTCGACGAGGTCGACGACCCGTACCACGCCGCGCTCACCGCCGCGTCCGCGATGAACCGGCCCGACGCCAACGGCTCGCGCCCGGTCGAAGCGACCATCACCCTCGTGCACACGCGTGCCCAGCTCGAACCGCTCCGCGCCGCGATGGCCGAACTGCTCAACCACTCGATCGGCTTCGGCCGCGAGCGGGCTCGCGAGTACCTCTACGCGATCATCCTGCGGCAGCTGACGCCCGACGAAGCCCGCATCCTCTCCGCGCTTTCCGACGGCTCGCCGTTCCCTGCCGTCGACGTCGCCGAGCGGACCAACCTCGGTGGCGCCGGGCGGGTAGTGCTCCGCAACGCCTCCACCGTCGGCAAGGCCGCCGGGGTTTCGCTGCCCGACCAGGTGCCCGGCTACCTCACCAGGCTGATCGGGCTCGGCCTGGTCGAGCTGGACGAAGAGGTGCCCTCGCTGGAGACGCAGTACGAGATCCTGCTGACCGACGAGACCGTCCGCGAGGCGGAGAAGTCGGTCAAGCGGGCCAAGTTCGTCAAGCGCACCGTCCACATTTCCCGGCTCGGCGCCCAGTTCTGGCAGGCCTGCGACCCGAGCGCCGGCTGA
- a CDS encoding ring-cleaving dioxygenase encodes MSIKTSGLHHVTAIGGDPQRNADFYTRALGLRLVKTTVNFDDPGTYHLYYGDQSGKPGSLMTFFPWKDAPKGRHGTGQATTTSFSVPEASLGWWKQHLAESRIETSQIRNSDGEETLTFLDPDGLKLALVAHPQGDPRDPWDTKLVPAEHAIRGLHSVTLSVSKEDATAGMLTDGLGLAFEHQEGNRLRFSAGEGGPGALVDVLVTPDAPRGLVASGTVHHVAWRAPDEATQAAWRDELIDDGVNVTSILDRQYFRSIYFREPGGTLLEVATDEPGFAIDEPLLELGRALKLPPWLEPKREDIEAMLPKLDLPSENNPR; translated from the coding sequence ATGTCGATCAAGACTTCGGGCCTGCACCACGTCACCGCCATCGGTGGCGATCCCCAGCGCAACGCGGACTTCTACACCCGGGCCCTCGGCCTGCGGCTGGTGAAGACCACCGTGAACTTCGACGACCCCGGCACGTACCACCTCTACTACGGCGACCAGTCCGGCAAGCCGGGCTCGCTGATGACGTTCTTCCCGTGGAAGGACGCGCCGAAGGGCCGTCACGGCACCGGACAGGCGACCACGACGTCGTTCTCCGTGCCGGAGGCGTCGCTCGGGTGGTGGAAGCAGCACCTCGCCGAGAGCCGCATCGAGACCAGCCAGATCCGCAACTCCGACGGCGAGGAGACGCTCACCTTCCTCGACCCGGACGGACTGAAGCTGGCGCTCGTCGCGCATCCGCAGGGCGACCCGCGCGACCCTTGGGACACGAAGCTCGTCCCCGCCGAGCACGCCATCCGCGGCCTGCACTCCGTCACGCTCTCGGTGTCCAAAGAGGACGCGACCGCCGGGATGCTGACCGACGGCCTCGGCTTGGCCTTCGAGCACCAGGAGGGCAACCGCCTGCGGTTCTCCGCCGGTGAAGGCGGCCCTGGAGCCCTCGTCGACGTCCTCGTGACGCCGGACGCCCCGCGCGGGCTGGTGGCGTCGGGCACCGTGCACCACGTCGCCTGGCGCGCGCCGGACGAGGCGACCCAGGCCGCTTGGCGCGACGAACTGATCGACGACGGTGTGAACGTGACGTCCATTTTGGACCGCCAGTACTTCCGCTCGATCTACTTCCGCGAGCCGGGCGGCACCCTGCTCGAAGTCGCGACCGACGAGCCAGGGTTCGCGATCGACGAGCCGCTGCTCGAACTCGGCCGCGCGCTGAAGCTGCCGCCGTGGCTGGAGCCGAAACGCGAGGACATCGAGGCGATGCTGCCGAAGCTGGACCTCCCGAGCGAGAACAACCCGCGATGA
- a CDS encoding maleylpyruvate isomerase family mycothiol-dependent enzyme gives MSFTRWGPPIDVLPLFAREEQALLDVLTGLDAEQWAAPTVCAGWTVHDLAAHILGGKLGRLSRDRDGYRTTAPREGEHFAKFIDRINDEWVVACRRLSPEVLFAMLVDSTSQLAEIWGRADLDALGEPVSWAGDEPAPVWLDVAREYTEFWVHQQQIREAVGARTLDERDFRGPVVDTFVRALPHTLRDVETRTGRQVVYTVTGQGGGKWTAQRTSDGWSLDRVAPTSRAPLASVTTDADTFWRLCTRNPADRDRVTAKGDENVCATVLGMTSIITTSSD, from the coding sequence ATGAGCTTCACGCGCTGGGGTCCGCCGATCGACGTCCTCCCGCTGTTCGCGCGGGAAGAGCAAGCCCTGCTCGACGTCCTCACCGGTCTCGACGCGGAGCAGTGGGCCGCGCCGACGGTCTGCGCGGGCTGGACGGTGCACGATCTCGCCGCCCACATCCTGGGCGGCAAGCTCGGCAGGCTGTCGCGCGATCGCGACGGCTACCGGACGACGGCGCCCCGCGAGGGCGAACACTTCGCGAAGTTCATCGACCGGATCAACGACGAATGGGTGGTCGCGTGCCGTCGGCTGTCCCCCGAAGTGCTGTTCGCGATGCTGGTGGACAGCACCTCGCAGCTCGCCGAGATATGGGGCCGCGCCGACCTCGACGCGCTCGGCGAGCCGGTGAGCTGGGCCGGGGACGAACCGGCGCCGGTCTGGCTCGACGTCGCCCGCGAGTACACCGAGTTCTGGGTGCACCAGCAGCAGATCCGCGAGGCCGTCGGTGCCCGCACGCTCGACGAACGGGACTTCCGCGGGCCGGTGGTCGACACCTTCGTCCGGGCACTGCCGCACACGCTGCGTGACGTCGAGACGCGGACCGGACGTCAGGTCGTCTACACCGTCACCGGCCAGGGCGGCGGCAAGTGGACGGCGCAGCGGACCTCGGACGGCTGGTCGCTCGATCGCGTCGCGCCGACGTCGCGCGCGCCGCTGGCCTCGGTGACGACGGACGCGGACACCTTCTGGCGGCTGTGCACCCGGAACCCGGCGGACCGGGACCGGGTCACCGCCAAGGGCGACGAAAACGTTTGCGCCACCGTGCTCGGGATGACGTCGATCATCACAACGAGTAGCGACTGA
- a CDS encoding AraC family transcriptional regulator translates to MDVFSDLIRGVRSHGSLFGSSALSPPWSLHFVDGAPLTLCAVLTGAGWVVPEDAPPEPLRAGETIIVRGPGTFTFVDEVGTLAEPIACGEHCATPEQGGTRHRLGWADEPGGETTLIVGAYPVGGEIGRPLLDALPVVVRVDAGGAGDPVLDHLAAEVAVDAPGQQVVLDRLLDWMLVCSLREWFDRPGGEPPAWWAAQRDPVVGDALRLLHAEPAAPWTVGSLAGRTGVSRSTLAKRFADLVGEPPLTYLTRWRMTLAADLLAGKESTTISDIARTVGYSDPFGFSAAFKRVRGVNPSEFRRGAVL, encoded by the coding sequence GTGGACGTGTTCAGTGACCTGATCCGTGGGGTGCGGTCCCACGGCTCGTTGTTCGGCAGTTCGGCCCTGTCACCGCCCTGGTCGCTGCACTTCGTGGACGGCGCGCCGCTGACCCTGTGCGCCGTCCTCACCGGGGCGGGCTGGGTCGTGCCCGAAGACGCTCCGCCCGAGCCGCTTCGCGCGGGCGAGACGATCATCGTGCGCGGTCCCGGGACTTTCACCTTCGTCGACGAGGTCGGCACCCTCGCCGAGCCGATCGCGTGCGGCGAGCACTGCGCGACGCCCGAACAGGGCGGGACCCGGCACCGCCTCGGCTGGGCCGACGAACCCGGCGGCGAGACGACCTTGATCGTCGGCGCGTATCCGGTCGGCGGCGAGATCGGCCGCCCGCTGCTGGACGCGTTGCCCGTCGTGGTGCGCGTGGACGCCGGGGGCGCGGGCGATCCCGTGCTGGACCACCTCGCCGCCGAGGTCGCCGTCGACGCGCCCGGTCAGCAGGTGGTCCTCGACCGGTTGCTGGACTGGATGCTGGTCTGCTCCCTGCGCGAATGGTTCGACCGGCCCGGCGGCGAGCCCCCGGCGTGGTGGGCGGCCCAGCGGGATCCCGTGGTCGGCGACGCGCTGCGCCTGCTGCACGCGGAGCCGGCGGCGCCGTGGACGGTCGGCTCGCTGGCCGGGCGGACCGGGGTCTCACGGTCGACGCTGGCCAAGCGGTTCGCCGACCTGGTCGGTGAGCCACCGCTGACCTACCTCACCCGCTGGCGGATGACCCTCGCGGCGGATCTCTTGGCTGGCAAGGAATCCACGACCATTTCCGATATCGCCCGCACCGTCGGCTACTCCGACCCGTTCGGCTTCAGCGCGGCGTTCAAACGGGTCCGGGGCGTCAACCCCAGCGAGTTCCGGCGCGGCGCTGTCCTCTGA
- a CDS encoding DUF445 domain-containing protein: MGAFLDGILADFAEHWPIYVSIPIVAALIGYTTKLVAIRMMFQPVEFVGIKPFLGWQGIVPKRAARMASIACDTMTEQLIKPAEVVARLDPQRIAREIEKPLQAAVEDIVRDVAGHYQPGLWESLPVGMQRLVIQRVQAETPKMVAAVLELIKSDVDSVFDLKGMVVTALVKDKRLLNRIFQEAGDKEFKFIARSGIFFGGLIGVIQMIAWLLFKFPLIMPLFGLFTGWFTDWLALRMIFYPIEERRYFGVRWQGLFLKRRGEVAEAYGALIAKEIITPHNVIEAVLHGPLSDRVLGLIQRQLDEQLGRRVGVGKPLVVFAVGSRRYQDMKLNIAEKIMDKLPETMRYIEDYANDAMDIRNVLVTKMKELSPREFEGLLRPAFQQDEWILIATGAVLGFAVGEAQVLLLEHFAA, translated from the coding sequence ATGGGTGCCTTCCTCGACGGGATCCTCGCCGACTTCGCCGAGCATTGGCCGATCTACGTCTCGATCCCGATCGTCGCCGCCCTGATCGGCTACACCACCAAACTCGTCGCGATCCGGATGATGTTCCAGCCGGTCGAATTCGTCGGGATCAAACCGTTCCTCGGCTGGCAGGGCATCGTGCCCAAACGCGCCGCGCGGATGGCGAGCATCGCCTGCGACACGATGACCGAGCAGCTGATCAAACCGGCGGAGGTCGTCGCCAGGCTCGATCCGCAGAGAATCGCGCGGGAGATCGAAAAACCGCTCCAGGCCGCGGTCGAGGACATCGTGCGCGACGTCGCCGGTCACTATCAGCCGGGGCTGTGGGAATCGCTGCCGGTGGGGATGCAGCGGCTGGTGATCCAGCGCGTCCAGGCCGAGACGCCGAAGATGGTCGCGGCCGTGCTGGAGCTGATCAAGTCCGATGTGGACAGTGTGTTCGACCTCAAGGGCATGGTGGTCACCGCCCTGGTCAAGGACAAACGGCTGCTGAACCGGATCTTCCAGGAGGCGGGCGACAAGGAGTTCAAGTTCATCGCCCGCTCCGGCATCTTCTTCGGCGGGCTGATCGGCGTGATCCAGATGATCGCGTGGCTCCTGTTCAAGTTCCCGCTGATCATGCCGCTGTTCGGCCTGTTCACCGGCTGGTTCACCGACTGGCTGGCGCTGCGGATGATCTTCTACCCGATCGAAGAGCGCCGGTACTTCGGCGTGCGCTGGCAAGGCCTGTTCCTGAAGCGGCGCGGCGAGGTCGCGGAGGCGTACGGCGCGCTGATCGCGAAGGAGATCATCACCCCGCACAACGTGATCGAGGCGGTGCTGCACGGGCCGCTGTCGGACCGGGTGCTCGGGCTCATTCAACGTCAGCTCGACGAACAGCTCGGCCGCCGCGTCGGCGTCGGGAAACCGCTGGTCGTGTTCGCCGTCGGCAGCAGGCGGTACCAGGACATGAAGCTGAACATCGCCGAGAAGATCATGGACAAGCTGCCGGAGACCATGCGGTACATCGAGGACTACGCGAACGACGCGATGGACATCCGGAACGTGCTGGTGACCAAGATGAAGGAACTGTCGCCGCGCGAGTTCGAGGGTCTGCTGCGGCCGGCGTTCCAGCAGGACGAATGGATCCTGATCGCGACCGGCGCCGTCCTCGGCTTCGCCGTCGGCGAGGCGCAAGTCCTCCTCCTGGAACACTTCGCCGCCTGA
- a CDS encoding MarR family winged helix-turn-helix transcriptional regulator, which translates to MTTEPNDDEVVTWWGLVIEGYLATQNKLMGEIAERFGLAPASFDILLRLVRSPEHRMPMTRLAVEAALSSGGFTKVADRLVAAGLICRVPSPDDRRVTFAALTEHGLDVAQQAREACAEILRRIVLAPLGDDAPGLAEAMRTLRTVNGS; encoded by the coding sequence GTGACAACGGAACCGAACGACGACGAAGTGGTCACGTGGTGGGGCCTGGTGATAGAGGGCTACCTGGCCACGCAGAACAAGCTGATGGGCGAGATCGCCGAACGCTTCGGCCTGGCGCCGGCGTCGTTCGACATCCTGCTGCGGCTCGTGCGATCACCGGAGCACCGGATGCCGATGACGCGGCTGGCCGTCGAGGCGGCGTTGTCCAGCGGCGGGTTCACCAAGGTCGCGGACCGGCTGGTGGCCGCGGGCCTGATCTGCCGCGTGCCCAGCCCGGACGACCGCCGCGTCACGTTCGCGGCGCTCACCGAGCACGGTCTCGACGTCGCGCAGCAGGCCCGGGAGGCGTGCGCGGAGATCCTGCGGCGCATCGTCCTGGCTCCGCTAGGTGACGACGCGCCCGGTCTCGCCGAGGCCATGCGCACCTTGCGCACGGTCAACGGGTCTTGA
- a CDS encoding benzoate-CoA ligase family protein, whose product MTAAATGFNAASYLLDRHLAEGHGAKAAVVSPRRSLTYAGLAAETRRVAAGLKAIGVRPEERVLFCMVDDVELLTGILGAMLAGAVAVPVSTMVTGLDLGKVLADSRARVLCVSGEFAAQATIALGLAPEVTDVVLDRAKAAELPSGVRAHDWSDLSTVDESGFEPAPTWEDSPALWLYTSGTTGKPKGAMHRHAGIRAVCETYARDVLDTGPNDRFLSVPKLFFAYGLGNSAFFPLAAGGTALLEPARPTPGLIAARARAERPTLFFAVPTFYAALLASDIPDDTFASVRQAVSAGEPLSAVLYERFRDRFGVEIIDGIGSTEALHIFLSNRPRQVRAGSTGVPVPGYEVALRDEHGEPVPDGQPGELYVAGPSIATGYWARYETTKQVFQGEWLRTGDSFVRNADGSYTCLGRFNDMLKPGGIWVSPAEVEDRLLQHPAVAEVAVVAAFDADGIEKPVACVVGVPGERLDADELIDFCRSGLASFKRPRGIVELGELPKTATGKIRRNVIRELVRDMYEVRAPAAPPHLVL is encoded by the coding sequence GTGACCGCTGCCGCTACCGGGTTCAACGCGGCGAGCTACCTGCTCGACCGGCATCTCGCGGAAGGGCACGGGGCGAAGGCCGCGGTCGTGTCCCCGCGGCGAAGTCTCACCTACGCCGGGCTCGCGGCCGAGACCCGCCGGGTCGCGGCGGGACTGAAGGCGATCGGCGTCCGCCCCGAGGAGCGGGTCCTGTTCTGCATGGTCGACGACGTCGAGCTGCTCACCGGGATCCTCGGCGCGATGCTGGCCGGAGCGGTCGCGGTGCCGGTGTCGACCATGGTCACCGGGCTGGACCTCGGCAAGGTGCTGGCCGATTCGCGGGCCAGGGTCCTGTGCGTTTCCGGCGAGTTCGCCGCGCAGGCGACGATCGCGCTCGGGCTGGCGCCGGAGGTCACCGACGTCGTGCTCGACAGGGCCAAGGCCGCCGAACTGCCGTCCGGGGTCCGCGCGCACGACTGGAGCGATCTGTCCACAGTGGACGAGAGCGGTTTCGAACCGGCGCCGACCTGGGAGGATTCGCCCGCGCTCTGGCTGTACACCTCGGGGACGACGGGCAAGCCGAAGGGCGCGATGCACCGGCACGCCGGCATCCGCGCGGTCTGCGAGACGTACGCGCGCGACGTGCTGGACACCGGCCCGAACGACAGGTTCCTTTCCGTCCCGAAGCTGTTCTTCGCCTACGGCCTGGGGAATTCGGCGTTCTTCCCGCTCGCGGCCGGCGGGACGGCGCTGCTCGAACCGGCGAGACCGACCCCGGGGCTGATCGCCGCCAGGGCCCGCGCGGAGCGGCCGACGTTGTTCTTCGCCGTCCCGACCTTCTACGCGGCGCTGCTCGCCAGCGACATCCCGGACGACACGTTCGCCTCGGTGCGCCAGGCGGTTTCGGCGGGGGAACCACTGTCCGCCGTGCTGTACGAACGGTTCCGCGACCGGTTCGGCGTCGAGATCATCGACGGGATCGGCTCGACGGAGGCGTTGCACATCTTCCTGTCCAACCGGCCGCGTCAGGTGCGCGCCGGCAGCACCGGGGTGCCGGTGCCCGGCTACGAGGTCGCCCTGCGCGACGAACACGGCGAGCCCGTGCCGGACGGGCAACCCGGTGAGCTGTACGTCGCCGGGCCGTCGATCGCGACCGGGTACTGGGCGCGGTACGAGACGACGAAGCAGGTCTTCCAGGGCGAATGGCTGCGGACGGGCGACAGTTTCGTGCGCAACGCCGACGGGAGCTACACCTGTCTCGGGCGCTTCAACGACATGCTGAAACCCGGCGGGATCTGGGTGTCTCCCGCCGAGGTCGAGGACAGGCTGCTGCAGCATCCGGCGGTCGCCGAGGTCGCGGTCGTGGCCGCCTTCGACGCCGACGGCATCGAGAAACCGGTCGCGTGCGTGGTCGGCGTTCCCGGCGAACGGCTGGACGCGGACGAGCTGATCGACTTCTGCCGGTCCGGGCTGGCGTCGTTCAAACGGCCGCGAGGCATCGTCGAGCTGGGCGAACTGCCGAAGACGGCGACCGGGAAGATCCGGCGCAACGTCATCCGCGAACTCGTGCGGGACATGTACGAGGTCCGGGCGCCCGCCGCCCCGCCGCATTTGGTCCTCTAG
- a CDS encoding pyridoxamine 5'-phosphate oxidase family protein yields MLTAEDLEFLRRPLHGFLTVADGPVRPVWFEATGEGTVQLFTPRDSPKVRRLDGDPRASIIVAAPVGERERWVSVAGRVTVEQDGAHELAARLGARYWDLDDPAHSGELAGIQELDLVRLVIHPEKVSRYSL; encoded by the coding sequence ATGTTGACCGCCGAAGACCTGGAATTCCTCCGCCGTCCCCTGCACGGGTTCCTGACCGTGGCCGACGGGCCGGTCCGGCCGGTGTGGTTCGAAGCCACCGGCGAGGGCACGGTCCAGTTGTTCACGCCCCGGGACTCGCCCAAGGTGCGGCGGCTGGACGGCGATCCCCGTGCCTCGATCATCGTGGCCGCGCCGGTGGGCGAGCGCGAACGCTGGGTCTCCGTCGCGGGTCGCGTCACCGTGGAGCAGGACGGGGCACACGAGCTGGCCGCCCGCCTCGGCGCCCGTTATTGGGACCTCGACGACCCGGCACACTCCGGCGAACTCGCCGGGATCCAGGAGCTGGATCTCGTCCGGCTCGTCATCCACCCGGAGAAGGTCAGTCGCTACTCGTTGTGA